One Vanessa atalanta chromosome 20, ilVanAtal1.2, whole genome shotgun sequence genomic window carries:
- the LOC125072080 gene encoding uncharacterized protein LOC125072080, with protein MQLVTKVHLYRSPYTICYISEDRLTLPDEYSYKSIGVKNDTNDSNIGDQNVNILDLNKKNLKFSTSALFLQPFLKECLNSDVYRINVLRNLNELSGNPNSGTLFLKLILEPPDREVIDYAWNERMLQLIWTRVEVENAFSWLSTLGGAYSALGDYFEHCAEEAGKISMRQYALSKMLGDDSLAARSRLYSAIAFAQKGKLKVARYLVRNIAAFARETHDKRLNRMCQGVWVKLRYLREKQCIEKSNSVKTENINSE; from the exons atgcAACTGGTTACTAAAGTGCACCTTTATCGTAGTCCTTACACAATATGCTATATTTCCGAAGACCGCTTAACTTTGCCCGATGAATATAGTTACAAATCTATCGGTGTTAAAAATGATACCAATGACTCGAACATTGGTGATCAAAACGTAAACATACTAgacttaaataagaaaaatttaaaatttagtacgTCTGCGTTATTTTTACAACCTTTCCTTAAAGAGTGTTTAAATTCGGATGTGTATAGAATAAACGTTTTAAGGAATTTGAATGAATTAAGTGGTAATCCAAATAGTGGGacgttgtttttaaaattaattttagaaccACCGGATAGAGAAGTAATCGATTACGCATG GAACGAAAGAATGTTGCAGCTGATATGGACAAGGGTTGAGGTGGAAAATGCATTTTCATGGTTATCAACACTTGGTGGTGCTTATTCAGCATTAGGGGACTATTTTGAACATTGT GCTGAAGAGGCTGGTAAAATTTCAATGCGCCAGTATGCATTGTCTAAAATGCTGGGTGATGACAGTCTAGCTGCTCGGAGCAGGTTATATTCTGCAATAGCTTTTGCTCAAAAGGGTAAACTAAAAGTAGCTAGGTATTTAGTAAGAAATATAGCAGCATTTGCCAGAGAAACTCATGATAAACGTCTCAATAGAATGTGTCAAGGTGTATGGGTTAAGCTAAGGTACTTACGAGAAAAACAGTGTATAGAAAAAAGCAATAGTGTTAAAACTGAAAACATTAATTCCGAGTGA